Proteins from a single region of Coregonus clupeaformis isolate EN_2021a chromosome 35, ASM2061545v1, whole genome shotgun sequence:
- the LOC121551830 gene encoding cytochrome b-c1 complex subunit 2, mitochondrial-like — MKGIRTLNHFSRRCYAARRSDALTEPLAGLKAGAPLAPHSVQVSKLPNGLVIASLENYSPVSSVGVFVKAGSRYETVENQGVSHVLRLAANLTTKGASAFRICRGVEAVGGSLSVTSSRETMVYSVECLRDHLDTVMEYLINVTTTPEFRPWEVDDLTSRVKVDRALAHQCPQIGVIEKLHEAAYKNALSNSLYCPDYMVGKVSGEQLQSFVQNNFTSARMALVGLGVNHSVLRQVGEQFLSVRSGAGVTGAKAVYRGGELRVQNGAGLVHSLIASEGGVTGSAEANAFSVLQRVLGAGPHVKRGSNVTSKLSQGIAKATTQPFDATAFNATYADSGLFGVYSIAQADSAGEVIKAAIGQVTGVAKGGVSEDDVTRAKNQLKAEYLMSMESSEVLLEEMGAQALSSGAYHSPETVTQSIDSVSHADVVNAAKKFVDGKKSMAASGHLANTPFVDEL; from the exons ATGAAAGGGATCCGAACTCTAAATCATTTCTCC AGACGATGCTATGCAGCCAGGAGGAGTGATGCCCTCACTGAGCCCTTGGCTGGCCTGAAGGCTGGGGCTCCCCTGGCCCCACACAGTGTCCAG GTGTCCAAGCTGCCCAACGGTCTAGTGATTGCGTCGTTGGAGAACTACTCTCCCGTGTcaagtgtgggtgtgtttgtgaaaGCAGGCAGTCGTTATGAGACTGTGGAGAACCAGGGAGTCAGTCATGTCCTGCGGTTGGCAGCCAACCTG ACTACTAAGGGAGCATCTGCGTTCAGGATCTGTCGTGGTGTGGAGGCAGTGGGGGGCAGTCTGAG CGTAACGTCATCGAGGGAGACCATGGTTTACTCTGTGGAGTGTTTGAGAGACCACTT AGACACAGTGATGGAGTACCTGATCAACGTGACCACGACCCCAGAGTTCCGGCCGTGGGAGGTGGACGACCTGACCTCCAGGGTCAAGGTAGACCGGGCCTTGGCCCACCAGTGTCCACAGATAG GTGTCATTGAGAAGTTGCATGAAGCTGCTTACAAAAACGCTCTATCCAACTCCCTGTACTGTCCTGACTACATGGTTGGCAAAGTCAGTGGTGAACAG CTGCAGTCCTTTGTCCAGAACAATTTCACCAGTGCCAGAATGGCTCTAGTAGGACtag GTGTGAATCACTCTGTGCTGAGGCAGGTAGGAGAGCAGTTCCTCAGTGTCCGCAGTGGGGCTGGAGTCACTGGGGCCAAGGCTGTATACCGCGGAG GTGAGCTGCGGGTGCAGAACGGGGCCGGTCTGGTCCACTCGTTGATCGCCAGCGAGGGCGGTGTGACTGGATCAGCGGAGGCCAATGCCTTTAGTGTGCTGCAAAGGGTTCTGGGAGCCGGGCCACACGTAAAGAGAGGCTCCAATGTCACCAGCAAACTGAGCCAGGGCATCGCCAAGGCAACCACACAGCCCTTCGAT GCCACAGCCTTCAATGCCACATACGCTGACTCCGGACTCTTTGGAGTCTACTCCATCGCCCAAGCCGACTCTGCAGGAGAG GTGATCAAAGCTGCCATCGGCCAGGTGACAGGGGTTGCGAAGGGAGGCGTGTCCGAGGATGATGTCACCAGAGCAAA GAACCAGTTGAAAGCCGAGTACCTGATGTCCATGGAGAGTTCTGAGGTCCTGCTGGAGGAGATGGGGGCCCAGGCCCTGTCCAGCGGAGCCTACCACTCACCAGAGACCGTTACCCAGAGCATCGACTCTGTCAGCCACGCTGATGTCGTCAAT GCTGCGAAAAAGTTTGTGGACGGCAAGAAATCGATGGCAGCTAGCGGACACCTCGCCAACACACCCTTCGTGGATGAATTGTGA
- the LOC121551389 gene encoding kelch-like protein 20 isoform X2 — translation MAEIIAVNISATSPSATFFLPPSPVIEDSGFPLASLDSEDYVFVEARHPNKVLEGLNSLRLNNAFCDVTLCCGGQEFPCHRIVLASFSSYFQAMFSTDLMESRQERVAINGVESQMIGMLVSYAYTAEVVISKANVQALLAAANLLDVMAVREACCRFMERQMDEMNCVGIHCFAEAHSCRELEKRSMDYILRHFGSVCQQVLEHIRLPLISPYYIHDVIESLEVVRESQRCQRLISEAKDYLLLQDRRGELYCPRARPRRSTGTAEVIVTVGGEDDKVVLRSVESFDPLTSQWKSLACLPFAVSKHGLVVSGSTLYLAGGEFPDGSASREMWRYDPCFDSWLEMAPMNVARSELGLVMLDGYVFAVGGWEGRSRLDSVECYNPHTNTWQFMESVKMAVTSPAVVSLDGLLYVTGGAVLEDGDGTDLAQVYNPKTSVWTEVAPMQIARSGSAACTLKGKIYVIGGWHASTENTDKVECYDPKSNQWTMCAHMRERRYRPGVAVVDGKIYVLGGEEGWDRYHDTIERYCEETDSWEIVGEMPTSRSWLSCVSLQLRKDAHGGSRPGTASETEFSVD, via the exons ATGGCCGAAATCATTGCTGTGAACATCTCGGCCACATCCCCCTCTGCCACCTTCTTCCTGCCCCCATCTCCTGTCATCGAAGACTCTGGCTTTCCCCTGGCCTCACTGGACAGTGAGGACTATGTGTTCGTGGAGGCCAGGCACCCCAACAAGGTCCTGGAGGGTCTGAACAGCCTACGTCTCAACAATGCCTTCTGTGATGTGACACTGTGCTGTGGGGGGCAGGAGTTCCCCTGTCACCGCATCGTACTGGCTTCCTTTAGCTCTTACTTCCAG GCCATGTTCTCCACAGACCTGATGGAGTCCAGACAGGAGCGGGTGGCCATCAACGGAGTGGAGTCCCAGATGATTGGCATGCTGGTCAGCTACGCCTACACGGCTGAGGTGGTCATCTCCAAGGCCAACGTGCAG GCCCTGCTGGCTGCGGCCAACCTCCTGGACGTGATGGCGGTGCGCGAGGCCTGCTGCCGCTTCATGGAGCGCCAGATGGATGAGATGAACTGTGTGGGCATCCACTGCTTCGCTGAGGCCCACTCCTGCAGGGAGCTGGAGAAACGCAGCATGGACTACATCCTCCGGCACTTCGGCAGTGTCTGCCAACAG GTCTTGGAGCACATCCGTCTGCCACTGATCAGCCCATACTACATCCACGATGTGATTGAGTCTCTGGAGGTGGTCCGGGAGTCCCAGCGCTGTCAGAGGCTCATCTCTGAGGCCAAGGACTACCTGCTGCTACAGGACCGACGAGGAGAGCTCTACTGCCCCCGGGCACGCCCACGTAGGTCCACAG GGACAGCTGAGGTGATTGTGACGGTGGGGGGAGAGGACGACAAGGTGGTGCTGCGTAGCGTGGAGAGTTTTGACCCCCTCACCAGCCAGTGGAAGAGTCTGGCCTGCCTGCCCTTCGCTGTCAGTAAACACGGCCTGGTGGTTTCAG GCTCCACTCTGTACCTGGCTGGAGGGGAGTTCCCTGACGGCTCGGCCAGCAGAGAGATGTGGCGCTATGACCCCTGCTTCGACTCCTGGCTGGAGATGGCCCCCATGAACGTAGCCCGCTCAGAGCTAG GTCTGGTGATGCTGGATGGCTATGTGTTTGCGGTGGGGGGCTGGGAGGGCCGTTCCCGCCTGGACTCGGTAGAGTGTTACAACCCCCACACCAACACCTGGCAGTTCATGGAGTCGGTCAAGATGGCCGTCACCAGCCCTGCCGTGGTGTCACTGGATGGTCTGCTCTATGTCACAG GTGGTGCTGTTCTAGAGGATGGTGACGGCACAGACCTGGCCCAGGTGTACAACCCTAAAACGTCCGTGTGGACAGAGGTGGCCCCCATGCAGATCGCTCGCTCCGGCTCTGCTGCCTGCACCCTAAAGGGGAAAATCTACGTCATAG GTGGCTGGCACGCGTCCACAGAGAACACAGACAAGGTGGAGTGTTACGACCCCAAGAGTAACCAGTGGACAATGTGTGCCCATATGAGGGAGAGGCGCTACCGGCCCGGTGTGGCCGTGGTGGACGGCAAGATCTACGTGCTGGgtggagaggagggctgggaCAG GTACCACGACACCATCGAGCGGTATTGTGAGGAGACCGACAGCTGGGAGATCGTGGGGGAGATGCCCACCAGCCGGAGCTGGCTGAGCTGTGTTTCTCTGCAGCTGAGGAAGGACGCCCATGGGGGCAGCCGCCCCGGCACCGCCTCGGAGACCGAGTTCTCTGTGGACTGA
- the LOC121551391 gene encoding NHP2-like protein 1, with amino-acid sequence MTDPEVNPKAYPLADATLSKTILDLVQQAANYKQLRKGANEATKTLNRGIAEFIVMAADAEPLEIILHLPLLCEDKNVPYVFVRSKQALGRACGVSRPVIATSVTIKEGSQLKPQIQSTQMAIERLLV; translated from the exons ATG ACTGATCCAGAAGTCAACCCCAAGGCCTACCCTCTTGCTGATGCCACACTGAGCAAAACCATCCTGGACCTTGTGCAGCAAGCTGCCAATTACAAGCAGCTCCGCAAAGGGGCCAATGAAG CCACTAAAACGCTGAACCGTGGTATCGCCGAGTTCATCGTGATGGCCGCAGACGCAGAGCCCCTGGAGATCATCCTCCACCTGCCACTGCTCTGCGAGGACAAGAACGTACCCTATGTGTTTGTGCGTTCCAAGCAGGCCCTGGGACGCGCCTGTGGGGTCTCACGCCCCGTCATTGCCACCTCGGTCACCATCAAGGAGGGCTCGCAGCTCAAGCCCCAGATCCAGTCTACCCAGATGGCCATTGAGAGACTGCTGGTGTGA
- the LOC121551389 gene encoding kelch-like protein diablo isoform X1 — protein sequence MAEIIAVNISATSPSATFFLPPSPVIEDSGFPLASLDSEDYVFVEARHPNKVLEGLNSLRLNNAFCDVTLCCGGQEFPCHRIVLASFSSYFQAMFSTDLMESRQERVAINGVESQMIGMLVSYAYTAEVVISKANVQALLAAANLLDVMAVREACCRFMERQMDEMNCVGIHCFAEAHSCRELEKRSMDYILRHFGSVCQQEEFLSLCADKLTEIIASDHLNVAKEETVFEATMLWLDKSATRRQNFEKVLEHIRLPLISPYYIHDVIESLEVVRESQRCQRLISEAKDYLLLQDRRGELYCPRARPRRSTGTAEVIVTVGGEDDKVVLRSVESFDPLTSQWKSLACLPFAVSKHGLVVSGSTLYLAGGEFPDGSASREMWRYDPCFDSWLEMAPMNVARSELGLVMLDGYVFAVGGWEGRSRLDSVECYNPHTNTWQFMESVKMAVTSPAVVSLDGLLYVTGGAVLEDGDGTDLAQVYNPKTSVWTEVAPMQIARSGSAACTLKGKIYVIGGWHASTENTDKVECYDPKSNQWTMCAHMRERRYRPGVAVVDGKIYVLGGEEGWDRYHDTIERYCEETDSWEIVGEMPTSRSWLSCVSLQLRKDAHGGSRPGTASETEFSVD from the exons ATGGCCGAAATCATTGCTGTGAACATCTCGGCCACATCCCCCTCTGCCACCTTCTTCCTGCCCCCATCTCCTGTCATCGAAGACTCTGGCTTTCCCCTGGCCTCACTGGACAGTGAGGACTATGTGTTCGTGGAGGCCAGGCACCCCAACAAGGTCCTGGAGGGTCTGAACAGCCTACGTCTCAACAATGCCTTCTGTGATGTGACACTGTGCTGTGGGGGGCAGGAGTTCCCCTGTCACCGCATCGTACTGGCTTCCTTTAGCTCTTACTTCCAG GCCATGTTCTCCACAGACCTGATGGAGTCCAGACAGGAGCGGGTGGCCATCAACGGAGTGGAGTCCCAGATGATTGGCATGCTGGTCAGCTACGCCTACACGGCTGAGGTGGTCATCTCCAAGGCCAACGTGCAG GCCCTGCTGGCTGCGGCCAACCTCCTGGACGTGATGGCGGTGCGCGAGGCCTGCTGCCGCTTCATGGAGCGCCAGATGGATGAGATGAACTGTGTGGGCATCCACTGCTTCGCTGAGGCCCACTCCTGCAGGGAGCTGGAGAAACGCAGCATGGACTACATCCTCCGGCACTTCGGCAGTGTCTGCCAACAG GAAGAGTTCCTGTCTCTGTGTGCAGACAAGCTGACAGAGATCATTGCCAGCGACCACCTGAATGTGGCCAAGGAGGAGACAGTGTTCGAGGCCACCATGCTGTGGCTGGACAAGAGCGCCACCCGCAGGCAGAACTTTGAAAAG GTCTTGGAGCACATCCGTCTGCCACTGATCAGCCCATACTACATCCACGATGTGATTGAGTCTCTGGAGGTGGTCCGGGAGTCCCAGCGCTGTCAGAGGCTCATCTCTGAGGCCAAGGACTACCTGCTGCTACAGGACCGACGAGGAGAGCTCTACTGCCCCCGGGCACGCCCACGTAGGTCCACAG GGACAGCTGAGGTGATTGTGACGGTGGGGGGAGAGGACGACAAGGTGGTGCTGCGTAGCGTGGAGAGTTTTGACCCCCTCACCAGCCAGTGGAAGAGTCTGGCCTGCCTGCCCTTCGCTGTCAGTAAACACGGCCTGGTGGTTTCAG GCTCCACTCTGTACCTGGCTGGAGGGGAGTTCCCTGACGGCTCGGCCAGCAGAGAGATGTGGCGCTATGACCCCTGCTTCGACTCCTGGCTGGAGATGGCCCCCATGAACGTAGCCCGCTCAGAGCTAG GTCTGGTGATGCTGGATGGCTATGTGTTTGCGGTGGGGGGCTGGGAGGGCCGTTCCCGCCTGGACTCGGTAGAGTGTTACAACCCCCACACCAACACCTGGCAGTTCATGGAGTCGGTCAAGATGGCCGTCACCAGCCCTGCCGTGGTGTCACTGGATGGTCTGCTCTATGTCACAG GTGGTGCTGTTCTAGAGGATGGTGACGGCACAGACCTGGCCCAGGTGTACAACCCTAAAACGTCCGTGTGGACAGAGGTGGCCCCCATGCAGATCGCTCGCTCCGGCTCTGCTGCCTGCACCCTAAAGGGGAAAATCTACGTCATAG GTGGCTGGCACGCGTCCACAGAGAACACAGACAAGGTGGAGTGTTACGACCCCAAGAGTAACCAGTGGACAATGTGTGCCCATATGAGGGAGAGGCGCTACCGGCCCGGTGTGGCCGTGGTGGACGGCAAGATCTACGTGCTGGgtggagaggagggctgggaCAG GTACCACGACACCATCGAGCGGTATTGTGAGGAGACCGACAGCTGGGAGATCGTGGGGGAGATGCCCACCAGCCGGAGCTGGCTGAGCTGTGTTTCTCTGCAGCTGAGGAAGGACGCCCATGGGGGCAGCCGCCCCGGCACCGCCTCGGAGACCGAGTTCTCTGTGGACTGA